A single region of the Parasphingorhabdus litoris DSM 22379 genome encodes:
- a CDS encoding alpha/beta fold hydrolase: MTNTPSWNPDPASGISINWVEANGQSFEIAQAGEGEKLALCLHGFPELHYSWRFQIPLLVEQGFRVWAPNMRGYGGSSKPAEIRDYALDHLCADVGALIDASGAKEVTLIAHDWGAIVAWAFAIQKIRPLQRLVIMNVPHPMVGKREIKHWRQLRRSWYIFFFQLPWLPEFLISRGNGRAIKKAFSNMAVDQSNFSEEALDVFAKAAMRRGSLTAMINYYRALLRHRDTIDVENKMLDTPTLMIWGEEDSALNIRCTEGTEQWVSDFELHRLPGVSHWVQQEAPEQVNTILCKWLA, from the coding sequence ATGACAAATACGCCTTCCTGGAATCCTGATCCTGCCAGCGGAATCTCGATAAATTGGGTTGAAGCCAATGGTCAGAGTTTCGAAATCGCGCAGGCCGGTGAAGGCGAGAAACTCGCTTTGTGCCTGCATGGATTCCCGGAGCTGCATTATTCGTGGCGCTTTCAAATCCCTTTGCTGGTCGAACAAGGTTTTCGCGTCTGGGCACCGAACATGCGCGGCTATGGCGGATCCAGCAAACCAGCCGAAATTCGGGATTACGCATTGGATCATCTTTGCGCGGATGTTGGAGCATTGATCGATGCCAGCGGGGCTAAGGAAGTGACGCTTATCGCACATGATTGGGGAGCGATTGTCGCCTGGGCTTTTGCGATACAGAAAATTCGCCCGCTCCAACGTCTGGTGATCATGAATGTGCCTCACCCGATGGTCGGCAAGCGCGAAATCAAACATTGGCGCCAGTTGAGGCGCAGCTGGTATATCTTCTTTTTCCAGCTGCCCTGGTTGCCCGAATTTCTGATCTCCCGTGGAAATGGTAGAGCGATCAAGAAAGCGTTCTCCAATATGGCCGTTGATCAAAGCAATTTTTCGGAAGAAGCACTGGACGTTTTTGCAAAAGCAGCGATGCGCCGCGGTTCCCTGACGGCAATGATCAACTATTACCGAGCGTTATTACGGCACAGAGATACGATTGATGTCGAGAACAAGATGCTCGACACACCGACATTGATGATTTGGGGCGAAGAAGACAGTGCACTTAATATCCGATGCACAGAGGGCACGGAACAATGGGTGTCCGATTTCGAACTTCATCGTCTGCCCGGCGTGTCGCATTGGGTTCAGCAGGAAGCGCCCGAACAGGTCAATACGATCCTGTGCAAGTGGTTGGCTTAG
- a CDS encoding N-acyl-D-amino-acid deacylase family protein, whose translation MHDLVIRGGTVVDGTGGAPFTADVAIDGDRISLVGMVTAEGREEIDATGKIVSPGFVDVHTHYDGQATWDDEMAPSSWHGVTTVVMGNCGVGFAPAKPDKHDWLIGLMEGVEDIPGTALAEGMKWNWETFPEYMDALEELPRTIDVATHVPHGAIRAYVLGDREKPGAVPTDEDIEKMSNIVEDGLKAGALGFSTSRTVLHRSVDGELVPGTTATKEELISIGRAMGRVGYGVFEMASDLNREWDEFGWMGDLSRETGLPVTFAALQSIAKDQPLEEQISNMRAENDNGANIVAQIALRGNGIIMAWQGTVHPFVRKPSWEAIADLPWEEKYARLSDPEFKAKLIGEASLPAENVDMAPVQFIVTDGWAMHYQMDDGFNYEPTAEESINARANAAGVTPAEYAYDLLMSDEGKGLIYLPILNYIDGNLDFLHPLQHADDTVNSLSDGGAHCGTICDAASPTFMLEHWVKNRERGTITIENAIKRQCLDTARLYGLNDRGVLKPGFLADVNVIDMDRIKLGKPWLAFDLPAGGKRLLQKADGYDYTIKSGQVTFKGGIVTDKRPGGLIRGPQNVEMLEAAE comes from the coding sequence ATGCATGATCTGGTAATTCGCGGCGGTACGGTGGTTGACGGTACGGGTGGGGCACCCTTTACAGCGGATGTCGCAATTGACGGCGATCGTATTTCCCTCGTTGGCATGGTGACCGCAGAAGGCCGCGAAGAAATTGATGCGACGGGCAAAATTGTCTCTCCCGGCTTTGTGGATGTGCACACGCATTATGATGGGCAGGCAACCTGGGATGATGAAATGGCACCGTCCAGCTGGCACGGAGTTACAACGGTTGTAATGGGCAATTGCGGCGTCGGCTTCGCCCCTGCTAAGCCGGACAAACATGATTGGTTGATCGGTCTGATGGAGGGGGTTGAGGATATTCCTGGTACGGCCCTTGCCGAAGGCATGAAATGGAACTGGGAAACCTTTCCGGAATATATGGATGCGTTAGAGGAGCTGCCCCGGACGATTGATGTCGCAACTCACGTTCCCCATGGCGCTATTCGTGCCTATGTCCTGGGCGATCGCGAGAAGCCGGGTGCCGTCCCGACAGACGAAGATATCGAAAAGATGTCGAATATCGTTGAGGATGGATTGAAGGCCGGTGCATTGGGTTTTTCGACATCACGGACGGTTCTTCACCGTTCGGTTGATGGTGAATTGGTGCCGGGCACGACGGCCACCAAAGAAGAACTAATCAGTATCGGCCGCGCCATGGGCCGGGTTGGCTATGGTGTCTTCGAAATGGCGTCCGATCTGAATCGGGAGTGGGATGAGTTTGGCTGGATGGGCGATCTGAGCCGCGAGACCGGACTGCCGGTCACGTTTGCCGCTCTGCAATCCATTGCCAAGGACCAGCCACTGGAAGAGCAAATTTCCAATATGCGGGCGGAAAATGACAATGGCGCCAACATCGTTGCGCAAATTGCTTTGCGCGGAAACGGTATCATTATGGCGTGGCAAGGCACCGTTCACCCCTTTGTGCGCAAGCCAAGCTGGGAAGCGATTGCGGACCTGCCGTGGGAAGAAAAATATGCGCGGCTCAGCGATCCTGAGTTTAAAGCCAAATTAATTGGTGAAGCTAGTCTGCCAGCAGAAAATGTCGATATGGCGCCGGTGCAGTTCATCGTGACCGATGGTTGGGCGATGCATTACCAGATGGATGATGGTTTCAACTATGAACCGACGGCCGAGGAAAGCATCAATGCCCGGGCCAATGCAGCAGGCGTGACGCCAGCAGAATATGCGTATGACTTGCTGATGTCAGATGAAGGCAAGGGGCTGATTTACCTACCTATTCTCAATTATATCGATGGTAATCTGGATTTCCTGCATCCTTTGCAACACGCGGATGATACGGTGAATAGCCTGTCCGATGGCGGTGCGCATTGCGGTACGATTTGTGATGCCGCAAGCCCGACATTCATGCTCGAACACTGGGTTAAAAATCGTGAGCGCGGTACCATTACCATAGAAAACGCGATCAAACGGCAATGCCTGGATACAGCACGTCTTTATGGTCTAAATGATCGCGGTGTGTTGAAACCCGGTTTTCTAGCGGATGTAAATGTCATTGATATGGACCGGATCAAGCTCGGAAAGCCTTGGTTGGCCTTCGATCTTCCAGCTGGCGGCAAGCGCTTGCTGCAAAAGGCGGATGGCTATGACTATACGATCAAGTCCGGGCAGGTGACGTTCAAAGGCGGCATTGTGACCGATAAACGTCCTGGCGGTTTGATCCGCGGTCCGCAGAATGTTGAAATGCTGGAGGCGGCTGAGTAG
- a CDS encoding transporter has protein sequence MKNSLRAGAMIAACLTTPALAHDVMADDHAPIGVMADHAHKQGEFMVSVRHMHMEMSGNQIGTDSVSPDEIVTTIPNRFFGAPGQPPTLRIVPTSMRTDMTMVGAMYAPTDWVTLIAMGSYVEKEMEHITYAGGAGTNVRGNFTTNPKGFGDITLGGIFPILGVADRKADVQRELNVRAAVSIPTGSTTKTAQILTPMGGEPTVRVPYMMQIGSGTWDLKPSITYKSWHGSIGLGSQYAGTIRTGTNDQGYRFGDVHELTTWISYRPAQWISLSGRIKGRTTSRVQGIDPMITGPVQTANPDFQGGERVDLIGGINLVGTHGPLAGHRLGIEVGAPVYQDLNGPQMTGDWMFTIGWQKAF, from the coding sequence ATGAAAAATTCATTGCGTGCAGGGGCGATGATCGCTGCCTGCTTGACTACCCCCGCCCTGGCCCATGATGTTATGGCGGATGATCATGCACCAATTGGTGTGATGGCCGACCATGCGCATAAGCAGGGCGAATTTATGGTCTCCGTTCGCCATATGCATATGGAAATGAGCGGCAATCAAATTGGGACCGACAGCGTCTCACCAGATGAAATTGTAACAACCATTCCCAACCGCTTTTTTGGTGCGCCGGGTCAGCCACCAACCTTACGGATCGTTCCCACATCGATGCGCACCGACATGACAATGGTAGGCGCGATGTATGCGCCTACGGACTGGGTAACGCTCATTGCGATGGGCAGCTATGTCGAGAAAGAAATGGAGCATATCACATATGCCGGCGGTGCTGGTACCAATGTGAGGGGGAACTTCACGACCAATCCCAAAGGTTTTGGCGACATCACGCTTGGCGGTATTTTCCCAATACTCGGTGTGGCTGACCGTAAGGCCGATGTACAACGCGAACTCAATGTCCGAGCCGCTGTTTCCATCCCTACTGGCTCAACAACCAAAACAGCTCAGATCCTTACGCCTATGGGTGGAGAACCAACTGTACGTGTGCCTTACATGATGCAAATCGGTTCGGGGACTTGGGATCTCAAACCATCGATAACCTACAAGAGCTGGCACGGGTCTATAGGCTTGGGTTCGCAATATGCAGGTACCATCCGGACGGGAACCAACGACCAAGGATACCGCTTTGGTGATGTCCATGAGTTGACCACCTGGATCAGCTACCGACCGGCACAGTGGATCAGTCTTTCTGGCCGGATCAAAGGTAGGACGACCAGCCGAGTTCAAGGCATTGACCCCATGATCACAGGACCAGTGCAAACCGCCAACCCTGACTTTCAGGGCGGTGAGCGTGTTGATCTAATCGGAGGTATCAATCTGGTTGGCACCCACGGACCGCTGGCCGGTCACCGTTTGGGCATTGAGGTTGGAGCACCGGTCTATCAAGACCTTAACGGTCCCCAGATGACCGGTGACTGGATGTTTACCATCGGTTGGCAAAAAGCGTTTTAG
- the dnaN gene encoding DNA polymerase III subunit beta codes for MKATIERAALLKSLGHVQSVVERRNTIPILSNVLIEASEGGGIKLMATDLDLQVVETVDAQVETAGSITVSAHTLFDIARKLPDGSQVQMDAAEGKMKVNAGRARFNLQTLPRDDFPIIAEGDLPTSFELPAASLIQIIDKTKFAISTEETRYYLNGIFLHVQDEETPVLKAAATDGHRLARVTLPRPAGAEGMPDVIVPRKCVNELRKLLDENSEASVQIDLSASKIRFTLGTAILTSKLIDGTFPDYTRVIPTGNDKILKIDPKSFAQGVDRVSTIATEKTRAVKMALGDDKITLSVTSPENGTAAEEVPGAYKEDGFEIGFNSRYLLDILGEIEGDNVELHLADASAPTLIREDDKSPALYVLMPMRV; via the coding sequence ATGAAAGCGACAATTGAACGCGCAGCACTGCTGAAAAGTCTGGGCCATGTCCAGTCGGTAGTTGAGCGGCGCAATACAATCCCCATATTGTCCAACGTATTGATCGAAGCCAGTGAGGGCGGCGGCATCAAACTGATGGCTACCGACCTTGATCTACAAGTCGTGGAAACCGTCGATGCACAGGTTGAAACCGCTGGTTCGATTACCGTCTCTGCACATACATTGTTCGATATTGCCCGAAAATTACCAGATGGTTCCCAGGTCCAGATGGATGCTGCCGAGGGCAAGATGAAAGTTAATGCAGGTCGCGCACGGTTCAATTTGCAAACCTTGCCGCGCGATGACTTTCCAATCATTGCCGAGGGCGATCTACCGACAAGCTTTGAATTACCTGCTGCTTCCTTGATCCAAATTATCGACAAGACGAAATTTGCGATCTCGACCGAGGAAACGCGTTACTATCTGAACGGCATTTTTCTGCACGTACAGGACGAAGAAACGCCGGTTCTGAAAGCTGCAGCGACCGATGGTCACCGCTTGGCCCGTGTCACCCTGCCCCGCCCTGCGGGTGCTGAAGGCATGCCGGATGTGATTGTCCCTCGCAAATGTGTGAATGAACTGCGCAAGTTGCTGGACGAGAATAGCGAAGCATCGGTGCAGATTGATTTGTCGGCCAGTAAGATCCGTTTCACTCTGGGTACAGCAATCCTGACTAGCAAGCTGATTGACGGAACTTTCCCGGACTATACCCGCGTTATTCCGACCGGAAATGACAAGATCTTGAAAATCGATCCCAAAAGCTTTGCGCAAGGCGTGGATCGTGTTTCCACCATAGCCACCGAAAAGACCCGAGCGGTCAAGATGGCACTGGGCGACGACAAGATCACGCTTTCGGTTACCTCACCTGAAAATGGTACTGCAGCCGAAGAAGTACCAGGCGCTTACAAGGAAGACGGTTTCGAAATCGGTTTTAACTCGCGCTATTTGCTCGACATATTGGGTGAGATTGAGGGCGACAATGTCGAACTCCATCTGGCCGATGCCAGTGCGCCAACGCTCATTCGCGAGGATGATAAGTCGCCAGCTCTATATGTGCTGATGCCAATGCGGGTGTAA
- a CDS encoding histidine phosphatase family protein — protein MSNLSSDLSTAGKRLFIARHGETIFNLAGRIQGNEAHTPLTQRGFAQADEMGRALALYLKGFSSLELVASDTGRALQTLSIVCEHIEMDWHQVVADRRLREINMGEWEGTYYNDLNGKLKIDHKHGLFLTQAPGGESYGDIVRRLKTWIADQRFERDMLLISHGMTSRVLRGLLTGQEPLEPIAAPMAESLPQGSMVQIVDGVETIVHLGAGEGEKA, from the coding sequence ATGAGCAATTTAAGCAGTGATTTGAGCACAGCAGGAAAACGCCTTTTCATTGCACGCCATGGGGAGACTATTTTCAATCTGGCCGGGCGCATTCAGGGGAATGAAGCACATACGCCGCTAACGCAGCGCGGCTTTGCACAGGCCGATGAAATGGGGCGGGCGCTGGCGCTTTATCTCAAAGGGTTTTCTAGCTTGGAACTGGTCGCCTCCGACACCGGTCGAGCCCTTCAAACCCTGTCGATTGTGTGTGAGCATATTGAAATGGACTGGCATCAGGTTGTTGCCGATCGGCGCCTTAGAGAAATCAATATGGGAGAGTGGGAAGGCACCTACTACAACGACCTCAATGGTAAGCTGAAGATAGACCACAAGCATGGCCTGTTCCTTACACAGGCGCCGGGCGGAGAAAGCTATGGCGATATTGTCAGACGGTTGAAAACTTGGATTGCGGACCAGAGATTTGAACGGGATATGTTGTTGATCAGTCATGGCATGACCAGCCGAGTGTTACGCGGTCTGTTAACCGGGCAAGAGCCGTTGGAGCCGATTGCCGCGCCCATGGCGGAAAGCCTGCCGCAAGGATCAATGGTGCAGATTGTCGATGGCGTGGAAACAATTGTCCATCTTGGTGCGGGAGAGGGTGAAAAGGCATGA